The genomic region GTTTTAGCAATAATTTTATTTCTCCTCTGTCGGGCAAATGTGTTTGCCACAGTGTTAGCCGTCACTTGTGCTTCTTACAGTGCAATTACGCTCTTTCAACAAAGAGCAGACTGGATAACATCTCCTAAAAAACGTACAGAGATTATATTTTCAGCAGTTGTTTTTCTAGGCGGCCTGATAACCGCCTTAAGGGTAATGTCCCCTGAACCGGATATTTCCCTGTATGCGCCTCTGCATTTGCCGGCAAATTTTGAAGAGCTTGTTGCAGACACTACCGCCATTGTTTCCAGTCTCTGGAGTGCATACATGCCGCTGCCGCGGTTTGAGACCGTGTTTTGGGAATCTAACGCAATAAGCTATTTGCCGCTTAAGCCGTTTGAGAGATATATGATCCGGTTTGTTATTTCCCTTGCCGTATTTATCATAATTACAGCGGCTTTTATGCGTAAACCGAGAGTCTTATTTTTCTACCTTTTTAGCAGCTGTTTTGTGTTTTTCTTTTACTTTGTCGTTGTCTTTAGAGTACGATACATAGGGCATCTCTATCTCATTTTTATAGCATCGATGTGGCTTTGGCGTGGAAATACGTTATCCCATGATTTCAGAAATACGTATATGCATAAGTTTTCCGTATTTTCCGAAAAAATTCTGATGAGGTATATCCTTATTATTATTTTAATTGTTAATTTTGCAGCCGGTGTATCAGCCAACGTAATGGATATAGTTATGCCTTTTTCCTCATCTTCTGAGGCTGCAGCTTTCATTAAAAACGACCCCCGCACGGCTAATCTTCCTATTGCAGGAAGCATAGATTATATAGTAAGCCCAATTGCCGGCTACCTCAACCGTCCGGTGTATTATCTGGATTCCGGCAGGCTGGGCACCTTTATTATTTGGGACAAAAAGAGGAAAATCTGGACACCGGAGGATTTAACAGATATTGTCAAAAAAGAGAAAAAGGATTTAGTGCTTGTGACGTCCTATCCGCTGCAAAGAGACCTTATGGAATTTCTGCATATCAGTGAGTTGAGAAGTTTTCCCAGAGGCGCTGCATATGATGAGGTTTACTGGATATATATGGTTGCTTATATATCCGGAGGGTAAAATCTGTGACATCACCTCAAAAGTGCAGCCTTCAGACAGGCAATGTACTTTAGGAGTAAAAAATGATTGCAGAAATCTATTTTTTAATAGGATTTCGAAAACCAAAAACTACTTGACACCCTTGCTCAATGTGTGATAGCGTACAGTAGCTAAACGGTCTTTTTAAAGAACGCCGGAGTGGCGGAATTGGTAGACGCAAGGGACTTAAAATCCCTCGGGTTTCTGCTCGTGCCGGTTCGAGTCCGGCCTCCGGCATTTAATTTATTTTGCAATTTCACTTTTATGCCGCGTTGCGTTTATTTAAGGTATAATATTAAATGAAAAATTTAAAAATACAGTCATTCCCAAAAAACTTCACACTAAGCCGCCTAAACACATATAAAAAGCCGAGGGGATCGAGGAGAAATCATTACCCCTTGTGGGATAGGGTTTAAGGGAAATGGGCAAAGCCCTTTCCCTTATTAAATTGCTTTTTTGAAAGCAAACAGGTATCACTCTTGTTTAAAGGTTCTCCTTGTGCAGCGGCAGGAAGATGATTAAACAGTTTTATAAATATTCTGCTTCCGTTATTTTACTCATAGTTACCGTTTTTGTTTTACTTCAGAGCCCTTTGGCTCCTTTTGCCAATAATGTTGTTATTGCCGACTCAGGGGTTTTTATTTATTGCGCTAAGGAGATCATTAGCGGTAAGCTGATTTACAAAGAAGTTTTTGACCATAAAGGCCCCGTAATTTATTTAATCAATATTATCGGGCTGACAATCCTAAATGGTAATTTGACAGGAATCTGGCTGATTGAAGTGATTTCTTTATTCCTTGCAGCTCTGTATATGTTTAAAACGCTGAGGTTTTTTTACGATGATACTGTGGCCGTAATCTCTGTGGTATTTCTCTTACTTACTCTGACTCCGCTTCTTGAGGGCGGAAATCTTACCGAGGAATATGCCCTGCCCTTTACGGCTCTCTCCGGTTATATCCTGACAGGTTATACCGCAAGGCAAAGAACGATGGGTTACACTGATACACTGCTTGTGGCAGTCTGCTTTACACTCACCTTCCTTTTACGCCCCAATCTTGTCCCACTTTGGGTCGGCTTTGCTGTAGTTATTTGTTTCAGTTTAATCAGGGAAAGAAAGTATAACGATGTCCTTCGTTATAGTCTTACAGCTATTACAGGAGTTTTTTTAACAGTTTTACCCTTTATAGTATATGCGGTGAAGAAAAACATTCTGTCCGATGCAATATTCTGTTTTTGGGAATTTAATATTGCATACTCTAACACCACATTAGCTAAAATCATCTCCGGCGCATATAAATCCACAGAAAGTGTTAGTAAAACATCTTTAATGATACTCGTCTTTATTTATATGTGGCATGTTGCTTTGAACTTTAAAAAGCAAGACAATAAACCTTTGCACACAGCCGTTTTTCTGAATATTTTTCTTACGATGTTTATTAGTTGCGGATTGTCTGACAGGGGGTTTGACCACTATGCAATTGCCTATATACCTGTTGTATGTGTTGCTGTGGCAATGTGCTTTTCAGCAATTTCTAAATATGCCAAAACAGTTATTTTTCCGGTTGGAATTATGTTAATTTTAACGTGGCATGCGCTTGTAATGCATTATTATTTAATTAACTACGCTTATATACCAAAACCGTACATAACGCAAGTCGTAAACTTTATTCAAAACACTACAGGGAAAGATGACAGGATAGCCGTAATCGGTAATGATTCCAAGCTGTACTTTATGTCTGAACGTGCCTCATGCTCAAAGTACCACTATCTAAGTACCATTTTACACGTTGCAGAAGTTAGTAATGTAATATTGCGGGAATTTTGCAGCGACTTAACCACAAAGAGACCTAAACTGATTGTGGTTGAAAGCCGGTTGAATATGGTCGGCTGCATAGCGGAAACTATTGCCGGTGATTATAACTTAAAAGTGAAATCCAGAGACGGCTCGATGGTGATTTACTCCCTGAAATGATTTCACAATCCGCACTATAGACATTACTGATAAAATAAGCTATAATTCACTGCAGCGGCCGCTGAAAACTATACGGTTGGCCGGCAATGATTATACAGACATGAGGAAGAGGATGAATAACGATTACTACATTGATGTTGTAACAAAAAATATACTTTCCACATTGTCCGGGCACATCTCAAGTGCCGTCTCAGGACAGTTACAAAAAGTTATGGAGCTGACAACGGCTCAACTGGAGATTAAATTTCTTACAATACTTGAAAGGTTAAATAAAAACCTGAATGACTCAATTGAAGAGAGCAAAAGTATTCTTAAAAACCAGTCGGTGGAAATCACTAATCTTAAAACCGAACTGAACCACATTAAGCAGAAAATAGACGCCGCCAATACTACCCAACTTGATTCACTTGCAAAGTCCGTGGAAGAGCAGTTAAAAACCCTTCCGGACAAATTTCAAAACTCTACAGTGCAACTTGAAAAACAGATGCAGAAAACCAACGAAATTATGGATGTTATCAGAGGCAGTGTCGGCGAGATCAAAAGAGATACCGCTGCTTCTATGGAAAGTACCGTCAAAGAACTTATCGGATTGCTTCAAAGCATGAAGTCCGTAACCGGTGAGACAATAAAAGACTCTCTTACAGCGGAAATAAAAAAGATAGAAACATCATTTTCAGCAAACAAAGCAGAGATGCTGACAATACTACGGACGATATTTGAAAGTGAACTGCGAGGTGTCGATCTTTTGGCTCAACGTGCACAAAACAACAAAATGGAGCTCAGGGACAAGCTCTCGGCAATAGAACAAATGTTTGGCGGTTCATCACAGTCCTGATAAACAGAAGTTTTATTATGGGAATTTAACATGGAAAAAGAAGAGAGCAAAATACAAAGTTTTCTAAGTGAGACTTCTAAAATAGTCTCAGACCTGAAGGCTTTGAAACTTGACCAGTTTACAAACAGAATACACAATTTAGAACAAAATATAAATTCATTTTCCGTCCACACAATAAAAAGCGGCCTTGTAGGAATAACGAGTTCAGGGAAATCATCCGTATTAAATATCCTGCTTGGTACAGGGACAAAGATATTAAAAGAGCAGAGCAAGGCAACGACAAACATGTTGGTGTTCTGTTCAAAAGCCTCAGAGCCAACACTTGAAATCATGTTTGAGGATGAAAAGCGTTTAAAGAAAACCGGTGATGAGGTATTGCAG from Nitrospirae bacterium YQR-1 harbors:
- a CDS encoding glycosyltransferase family 39 protein, whose product is MIKQFYKYSASVILLIVTVFVLLQSPLAPFANNVVIADSGVFIYCAKEIISGKLIYKEVFDHKGPVIYLINIIGLTILNGNLTGIWLIEVISLFLAALYMFKTLRFFYDDTVAVISVVFLLLTLTPLLEGGNLTEEYALPFTALSGYILTGYTARQRTMGYTDTLLVAVCFTLTFLLRPNLVPLWVGFAVVICFSLIRERKYNDVLRYSLTAITGVFLTVLPFIVYAVKKNILSDAIFCFWEFNIAYSNTTLAKIISGAYKSTESVSKTSLMILVFIYMWHVALNFKKQDNKPLHTAVFLNIFLTMFISCGLSDRGFDHYAIAYIPVVCVAVAMCFSAISKYAKTVIFPVGIMLILTWHALVMHYYLINYAYIPKPYITQVVNFIQNTTGKDDRIAVIGNDSKLYFMSERASCSKYHYLSTILHVAEVSNVILREFCSDLTTKRPKLIVVESRLNMVGCIAETIAGDYNLKVKSRDGSMVIYSLK